A single Atribacteraceae bacterium DNA region contains:
- a CDS encoding flagellar biosynthetic protein FliO: MSMRLTAMRLLLFLVPGLLWVSGAAYAQDTLELPEYTLPETGTVTASTFRFILAFLVVVAALYGFFYLMKKLSGQGNRAASSRYMTLLDTFTVRNNCTLYLVRAGERVILIGQSGNAMREIAEFAADELIELERKEPFTSYLDSWFKRKKER, from the coding sequence ATGAGTATGCGCTTGACAGCTATGCGATTGCTTTTATTTCTTGTCCCCGGCCTCCTGTGGGTGTCCGGGGCAGCCTATGCCCAGGACACCCTTGAACTCCCCGAGTATACGTTGCCGGAAACCGGAACAGTCACGGCGAGCACTTTTCGCTTTATCCTTGCCTTTTTGGTGGTGGTCGCCGCGCTGTACGGGTTTTTTTATCTGATGAAAAAGCTCTCCGGCCAGGGGAATCGGGCGGCGTCATCCCGCTATATGACTCTTCTGGATACCTTTACGGTCCGAAACAACTGTACCCTGTATCTGGTTCGGGCTGGGGAAAGAGTTATCCTCATAGGGCAGAGTGGAAACGCGATGCGGGAAATCGCTGAGTTTGCGGCGGATGAGTTGATCGAACTCGAGCGGAAAGAACCCTTTACAAGCTATCTAGACAGTTGGTTCAAGAGGAAAAAAGAACGGTGA
- the fliY gene encoding flagellar motor switch phosphatase FliY: MAVKTMDSGYTLSSEEVDVLGEVGNISMGAAATALSGLLTKKVDITIPSVMVMSLDDVKKILDENHILVKVQYQSGLTGSNVLLVQENDIRVIIGLMMGGDGKDGLPEVFGEMEISALGEAMNQMMGSAATAMSDFFARRVNISPPEVIWQNVRTEEESWLNKQGDAFIVMTTFRLVVEDVIDSSMLQLVPLSFAREMAGGLLSNRAVESEAENQEETFEQEIFLEEAVPLSSPDKSPIATQPQAPPRSSSAPRREKSRIKAQPVEFAEFVPDERAEGSRGNLELIMDVSLPLVVELGKSRLSIREILDLGPGSIIELDKLAGEPADLYVHDILFARGEVVVIEENFGVRISEIVSTEDRIRSLREVRS; this comes from the coding sequence ATGGCGGTCAAAACAATGGATTCTGGATATACGCTGAGTTCGGAAGAAGTTGACGTTCTGGGAGAAGTCGGCAATATCTCTATGGGAGCCGCTGCGACGGCTCTAAGCGGTCTGTTGACGAAAAAGGTGGATATCACCATTCCCAGCGTGATGGTCATGAGTCTGGATGACGTGAAGAAAATTCTGGATGAAAACCATATCCTGGTGAAGGTGCAGTACCAGTCCGGTCTAACCGGGAGCAACGTCCTCTTGGTGCAGGAAAACGATATCCGAGTGATAATTGGCCTGATGATGGGTGGAGATGGGAAGGATGGCCTGCCCGAAGTGTTTGGAGAAATGGAAATCAGTGCGCTTGGCGAGGCGATGAACCAGATGATGGGTTCAGCCGCGACCGCCATGTCCGATTTTTTTGCCCGGCGGGTCAACATCTCTCCCCCGGAAGTCATTTGGCAGAATGTCAGGACGGAGGAAGAGTCTTGGCTGAATAAACAAGGCGACGCTTTTATAGTTATGACTACCTTTCGTCTGGTGGTAGAAGACGTCATCGACAGTTCCATGCTTCAGTTGGTGCCCCTCAGCTTTGCCCGGGAGATGGCCGGAGGGCTATTATCGAACCGAGCAGTGGAAAGCGAAGCCGAAAATCAGGAGGAAACTTTCGAGCAGGAGATTTTCCTTGAGGAGGCTGTCCCTCTTTCCTCTCCGGACAAATCACCAATAGCTACCCAGCCGCAAGCTCCCCCTCGTTCGTCTTCTGCCCCGCGGCGGGAAAAATCCCGCATAAAGGCTCAACCGGTTGAATTTGCCGAGTTCGTTCCCGATGAGCGAGCCGAAGGATCCCGGGGCAATCTCGAGTTGATTATGGATGTTTCGTTACCCCTGGTGGTTGAACTGGGGAAATCAAGGCTTTCAATCCGGGAGATCCTCGACTTGGGACCGGGTTCCATCATCGAACTCGATAAACTGGCCGGAGAACCGGCCGACCTCTATGTGCACGACATCCTTTTTGCCCGGGGGGAAGTTGTGGTCATCGAAGAGAATTTCGGGGTGCGGATATCCGAGATCGTCAGTACGGAAGATCGGATTCGCTCCCTGCGGGAAGTGCGCTCATGA
- the fliM gene encoding flagellar motor switch protein FliM, whose amino-acid sequence MSEILSQEEIDALLNAIDSGAVEAEAIKEEGKKEQNRLKIYDFRRPEKFSKDQIRTFHMIFSAFARLCSTNLAGFFRTRFQLELVSIDQLTYDEFVRSVPHPTFVCIYSMLPLEGRSVMQMSLDIVFPMLDRLLGGAGSVPKNLRALTEIENRIMGGVIERSMRALREAWMNIKQIEPRVDALESGLEFIQVVPGNDMVILLSFDAEMGERTGMITIAIPYVVVEPITQNLSASLWFSGRKAYDPKNQERLKQQIEKVKLPLRVELGRTGIRLRDLLDLEVGDVVSLEKKKDRPLDILVGKKTKMRGYPGRMGNQMTVKIIDVGEGE is encoded by the coding sequence ATGAGTGAGATTCTTTCCCAGGAAGAAATCGACGCTCTGCTGAATGCAATTGACTCCGGCGCAGTAGAAGCGGAAGCGATCAAAGAGGAAGGCAAAAAAGAACAAAACCGGCTGAAGATCTACGATTTTCGCCGTCCGGAGAAATTTTCCAAAGACCAGATCCGGACCTTTCACATGATCTTCTCGGCCTTTGCCCGCCTGTGTTCGACGAACCTGGCCGGCTTTTTTCGGACTCGTTTCCAGCTCGAACTGGTTTCGATCGACCAGCTTACCTATGATGAGTTCGTCCGTTCGGTTCCGCATCCCACCTTTGTTTGTATTTATTCGATGCTTCCCCTGGAAGGGCGCAGCGTCATGCAGATGAGCCTGGATATCGTTTTTCCCATGCTCGATCGCCTGCTGGGGGGGGCGGGGAGCGTTCCGAAAAATTTACGGGCGCTTACCGAAATCGAGAACCGGATTATGGGAGGAGTGATCGAGCGCTCGATGAGGGCGCTCAGGGAAGCTTGGATGAATATCAAGCAGATCGAGCCCCGGGTGGATGCTTTGGAATCGGGCCTTGAATTTATCCAGGTGGTCCCGGGCAACGATATGGTGATTCTTTTGAGCTTCGATGCGGAAATGGGGGAGCGTACCGGCATGATCACTATCGCTATCCCCTATGTCGTGGTCGAGCCGATTACTCAGAATCTTAGTGCCTCCTTGTGGTTTTCCGGACGGAAAGCCTATGATCCGAAGAACCAGGAGCGGCTTAAGCAGCAGATCGAGAAGGTAAAGCTTCCCTTGCGGGTCGAACTGGGGCGGACGGGTATCCGGCTGCGGGATCTTCTTGATCTCGAGGTGGGAGACGTCGTCAGTCTGGAAAAGAAAAAAGACCGCCCATTGGATATCCTGGTGGGCAAGAAGACCAAGATGCGCGGTTATCCCGGACGGATGGGGAATCAGATGACCGTGAAAATCATCGATGTCGGGGAGGGTGAGTAA
- a CDS encoding flagellar basal body-associated FliL family protein: MPGEEKPPEEIKKSSGSGFKKIMMLTAFALIGFMAFVYIQQSGILNQLLGASEPEEQADRPIREVIHRFEQPFLVNMADRDILRYLKVILAVGVTSQGTVVELQQNEVVMRDAIIMVMSAKGSEDLTAPEGIEALKHELSERLNEILQTGQVMNVYFLDLVMQ, translated from the coding sequence ATGCCTGGAGAAGAAAAGCCACCGGAAGAGATCAAAAAATCCAGTGGATCCGGTTTCAAAAAAATCATGATGCTGACCGCTTTCGCCCTGATCGGGTTCATGGCGTTTGTCTATATCCAGCAAAGCGGAATCTTGAACCAATTGTTGGGTGCCAGCGAACCGGAAGAACAAGCCGACCGGCCGATCAGAGAAGTGATTCACCGGTTCGAACAACCCTTCCTGGTGAATATGGCTGACCGGGACATCCTCCGCTATCTAAAGGTAATACTTGCAGTTGGGGTGACCTCTCAAGGTACCGTTGTCGAACTTCAACAAAATGAAGTGGTGATGCGGGATGCGATCATCATGGTTATGAGCGCGAAGGGCTCAGAAGACCTGACAGCTCCCGAGGGCATTGAAGCCCTCAAGCATGAATTGTCAGAACGCCTGAACGAGATTCTCCAGACTGGGCAGGTAATGAATGTGTATTTTCTGGACCTGGTCATGCAATAA
- a CDS encoding OmpA family protein, whose product MARRKMPDDPPMGAPMWMQTYGDFMSLLLCFFILLFALSTIDVARFKEVVSSIQGALGVLEGGPRVLHPAEIPVPRPPTQINPSGMVELKLAGLMREIEHKVIQEDQIDREDMTIKIDERGLVITFLDDVFFDIGRAGLRPEKLPVLGILSDVFLDMENPIRIEGHTCNLPIQTEQFPSNWELSAARAIAVLRYFVEQKGVSPEKMIAVGYGEQRPLVPNDNETSRQRNRRVEIVILRI is encoded by the coding sequence ATGGCCAGAAGAAAGATGCCTGATGACCCACCCATGGGAGCGCCGATGTGGATGCAGACATACGGGGATTTCATGTCCCTTTTGCTCTGTTTCTTTATTTTGCTTTTCGCCCTCTCGACCATCGATGTCGCCCGGTTCAAAGAGGTGGTTTCCTCCATCCAGGGTGCGTTGGGAGTGCTCGAGGGCGGCCCGCGGGTTTTGCATCCGGCGGAAATACCGGTTCCCCGTCCCCCCACCCAGATCAATCCTTCGGGAATGGTGGAATTGAAATTGGCCGGACTGATGCGGGAAATCGAGCACAAGGTGATTCAGGAAGACCAGATAGACCGAGAGGACATGACCATCAAAATTGATGAGCGGGGCCTAGTGATCACTTTTTTGGACGATGTCTTTTTCGATATCGGCCGGGCCGGTTTAAGACCGGAGAAACTTCCCGTCCTCGGGATTCTCTCAGATGTTTTTCTGGATATGGAAAATCCCATTCGGATCGAAGGACATACCTGCAACCTTCCTATCCAGACTGAACAGTTTCCCTCCAACTGGGAGCTGTCCGCCGCGCGAGCGATAGCCGTGTTGCGTTATTTCGTCGAACAGAAGGGTGTTTCTCCCGAAAAAATGATCGCTGTCGGGTACGGGGAACAGCGACCTCTGGTTCCCAATGACAACGAAACAAGCCGCCAGCGCAACCGCCGGGTGGAGATCGTTATTTTGCGAATCTGA